Genomic window (Tripterygium wilfordii isolate XIE 37 chromosome 11, ASM1340144v1, whole genome shotgun sequence):
tcatatggatcgtGTGATACGTGTGAGGCTCAAGATTTTACCTGGATTATGTGTGTCAATTTCAGTATTTGGGATAACTCGAACAAAAGATACTGGAATCGTTGCATTTTTTCTATCATTTCCCCTTGCTTGATTGATGACCATGCTGATATCATGTGGGGTCGATGCAAAATCCACAAGAGTATCCTTTCCGACTTAACCGCATCCATGCGTTGTAGGTATATGATAGatacccacaccggcccacagccacggaccaaccccccttgccaaccaaagcccaaccgacgcccttacgggccggctgtaaccaaggcccatgggctgaatcccatgaaaaccttggctggtaggttgagaagACCCCGCGCTTATAAGCTAGGGTCGGTActcctattttttcgatgtgggatctcatcaGACCTCCCCCCTTGGGgagccgacgtccacggcggctacgctcgcctggcggctgcACTCGCCTGGCGGCTTCGCTCGCCCGACAGACGgcagccctttcccggacggtagccctttcccggacggcagccctctccgcaaacgtgacctctcaacgagagcaccaatgatagatacccacaccggcccacagccacggaccaaccccccttgccaaccaaagcccaaccgacgcccttacgggccggctgtaaccaaggcccatgggctgaatcccatgaaaaccttggctggtaggttgagaagACCCCGCGCTTATAAGCTAGGGTCGGTActcctattttttcgatgtgggatctcatcaGTATATTGGCCCTTAAAAGAGTAGAATTGTGCTGACAAGTTGGGAAGGGACAAACTTTGAAAAGTTGGTTTTGGGCTGAGTGTGAAATGAAGCCCATACTATAACTTTGGGCTGAGAATGGACTACCCTGTCACCTTTGGGCTTTCGTTTCGTAGAGGAAAGAAAGCCCGATAATAGCTTCTGTCATGTAATTTTAACTAGTTTTCATTGATTTGTCGACGTGTGTTCCCGATTCTACGTATTTTAAATTAAAGCTTGGATGGATGTGTTTTGTATTAAATTGCTCAAGTCCAACGGTTGAGGTGAAGAGTCTATAACATTTATGTTTTATGGAGATTGTATGTGAGAAAGTTTGTATAAAAATAACAAGGCAAATTAACGATACTTCGTTGTCTTTTGAGTTGTTCTGCTAAATCGGTCGTTCAGACCTTTGGTCTCTAGCAGGaccagatgaaaaaaaaaaatgggatcACTTATTATAGACTCGTTGAGAATTATTCTGATTTAGTTCATGATCTATCAGAAGTATAGAGCGTTTTGATGGGATCTGTACAGacggaagaaaaaaaaaattgcaatcaATTTGATGATGATCGAATGATATTGTTTCTTCGGCTTGAACCAAAAAATCTCTGACATATGGTGTAAAATGAATCTTGTTCTATCATTGATCAGAGATTTTTTCTATGGCAAATACGAATCGTAGTTTGAAGAAGTGGAATCAACCCGCAACACAAAGAGGACGATCTATTCAATCACGTAATTTGGACTCCTAGAATATGACTTTCTATTTGCTTGTATCGAATGACCAATaaattgggatatatatatatattgaaataaatttaGTGTAACTGAATTAAAATCAACCGAATAGACAGACCATCACTTTTTAAATTAGGTGTGAGATATACGTAAGTCCTTGGCATCTTGGGACCCTCCTCTTGATACGTTTTAGATTGTAATATCATGTCAAAATGAATTCCATTAATTGGAAGTCCCTCTCAAACCACAACAATCAAATAacacaaattaaaaaagaaaaaacaaaataaatcctataaattttcttcttcttcttcttaattaTGATGATCAACGGATCATCTATAATATTCTTAGTGACGTTAGAGATCAACATCAACAGCTATATTGAAAAGCCAACCTCTCccattttaattaatcaacttttCCACCACCTCCCATGCTCATGATCTCTTCTTCgtacatatataaacataaaaaacattaccatatatatacatctacacaTACAATAAATGTGACCCCACACTTTTTTATAATCGAAAACGACGTTATACAATACTATAAGCTTAACctttgaatattcgatatggGTTTAAACTAAAATCGTAGATTATGTCAAAACTTAGCATAtgatcacaaaaatattattccAAATAAGAATTGTTCGTACGATTTGACTCAAACATATTCACCAATGATGTTATGGGAAtttacacaaacaaacaaaatgagGGAGCTTTATTCCAATAAGAACaagtcaaaaaaatatttagaaatAAGTTTAAAAGTTACAAACTTATCAAAATGTCATTGCATTGTCAAAGATATTTCATCTTAAgcttcattcttcttctttcttgcgTCACCGTAGAAGAAGGTTGTTGTCCGATCATCGTTCCAGATGAATGAACcaccaaaatgaagctctaTGGCAACCCGATCAAATTAAAGTCCAATCATCACCAACCATCGATGATCACTTGAATCGTCGAAAAAGCTTGATGAAATCGTGTACcaccatttgaaaaataatTCGATCCGGTCAATCCAACCAATGCCTGCGACCGTcaacaccaccaatcaactAACCGAACCAAGGCGCATCATCATTGGAATTAGATATGATAACATGAGTGAAACTATTATGGTTTCTAAATTTGTTAATATGATATATGTTTTAGATATGCTGACATTATATCTGTGTTGGATATGATGATGTTATATAGGTTTAAATGAAATTCTTGTATTTCAACCTTCATTGTGGCATCATTACCAAATAAAATTATCATGTTTCAGTCTTCAAACAGATATATTAAACAGATATCATATCAATAGGTCGCAACTGCAGAGTAGAATACTGACGTCCGACCAATCCCGACCATCATTCACTACCGTCAGTTGTTGATTCCATCGAAATCTAACATTGAAGTCACGACCACACTCGAAGAAAATAGCCGGATCAAGTCATTAGAGATGTTGTAGTCGTAAACAATCACCACGAGAGTGTTTCTCAGACTTAGGCGTATCATCCCCCCAATTGCCTGTCCGAAATAACCATCGGAGGTGGAGGATCCGATTTGAAtatcaaatgaagaaagaagagggtatttcaatgaataaaacaaatatttataactTGTTTATGGAATGATATCTTAAAGTTTAGAGAATTTATAGAACAAAACTTATTTGATTATTCGTAtttgaataaaaattttgacttAGAGATTTATCTCTAATTTTCCCTTATACTATTACCAAGTAATTTATATGAGCCCAACGCAGCCATCACATCAATTTGATAGACTCCCACCATCTACTAGTACTACTACTAAATGCAGGACCCATAAACAGTGTCTTCTTGTCTCGTACATATGGCTCCGTTGGGCCCCACTTCCCACATGGGCAGCATGCCAGCAtagttaaaaaattaaaaagaaattgcTTAATTGGCTGTCACCATCCATCAAAACGAGTTAACGTTCGACGTGACCCACGTGGGACCCAGATGTATCATGTATGTGTGAGTGTGGTTGTAGGGAATTACTGTTTAGGGTCTGACATGGGGAGTACTACATCGGGAAACAGCTCCCGCGCTGTTTTCGCGCGTCTCTTCGTCTGATAAAAAGGTCTAAAGTGGGACCCTCAGAGACCTGACCCACAGGCCACAACTGTCCGATGGTGTCTgtgtgttgatgatgatgatatgtgCGGGGGTGATCCACTTTCCCTCTTCGAGTGGTAAACTTCAGTTCATGTGCTAGTATTTCTGTCTTGCCTGTATGTCTAGTCTCTCTCGCACTGACTACTATATGTGTGTCGACCAAGATTTGGAGTAAATTGCCACGTGGCAAACAGCCAAACACGTCAAAGATCTCCTAATATATTGTATCAAATTAATTTTGGGTTTAAACTTTTTTACTACATCTATTctatttggaaaaaacaaataaattaattcttaatttattgttttgcatgtaGTCATCAGCATTTACAAATTACAACTGGAGACTGGAGACAATGAAAATGCTAAAAGGAGTGACATGCTTGACGGGTTTATGTAATTTATGGTAATCAAAATATTTGACACATTTCAACTCGATCACTCAAAACTTAAACGTGTCAATTTAATTACTCAATTTTTTATGCCACACTATCAAGTTGACTctcaaaataatgagaaataTGTCCGAGAGACTagattttatcaatttcaaaaatgagaaatatatgcatgggaaagatgaaaatttaaaatttatttgattatcaTGATATTTAATGGAAAGTTGGTGCATGTTTAATATTCAAGAGATTTCAACACTattttaaacaaacaaaaaaaacactcttAAAAGAGAGCATTAAACATTCGAAAAAGTTATAAAAAGAGCCAAAAAGCCAATTTGGAGCTTTTTATAGTGACAATGTCATCAATTGCATGCAATGGATCATTGAAGgatctatatatattatatgtagcAGGATTGAGATAATAATTTTTAACATGGAGAACATGCACGCACCTTTATTTTTAAATTCACTTTGAGTCGATAtataattcaaaattcattgACCACAAATGAGCTAACTCATAACCTTTTTAAAGACATGGCTATGTAGTCCCATTCTAAGTATTTAATTACTAgtgtaatataattaattagaagTATGATGAATGTCGAcccataatttatatatttaattaagtCCTTTTCTTCATGTTATAATGAAAATGTCCCATATTTCTTTCAAGAGTACCGAGTGACGTGATTAATAAGTCAAGCCTAACACCTCAACATTTGAAGATTCTTTTAATCAATATTAAATTGTGTGAGCGTTAAGCTCAAAACGAAGAATATCTCAGATGACTTGGCCCAACCTTGATCAcctctctctctttatatatatataaattgtatTACTATAAGTCTATGACTTCATATTAAAAGCACAATAGTCCACTAACATTTAACATTTTACACTATCATTTTACACtagctctttttttcttttctataaatATCGCAATCTTCACTAAAGCAGAGCAATTCCCTTTGGAATCTTACCAAAAAGTAGCTTTCATGAAAGATTGGTGGGCAATGCCTTGTTTTCCTAATAAAAAACCATATCCATCGTTCTTAAAGACTGTGTAGTGTATAATTATTCTTAATTCGAACTAAAACCTTCCTGTTAATTATTTCCCCTTCAGTATCAAATCAAACTCTTGCGGCTAAACACTAAGTTTTTatccaacttatcatgtcgtcaacAATGAAACTTATGTGCGCGCGAACGAATTTGTATGGCGttgttctcgattaaaaaaatatataataaactcCTATAATTCACATATATTAGGGGGCCACAATATACTCATAATCTTAATTAAAATGATAGCGCTCACAACTTGTCTCCcaaattagtgtgaccaaaccATCAATCTTTCCCTTTAAAAATGACACTTTATTGTTGGTTTATGAGAAAATGAGACTTTATTGACTGGGATTGATTGTGTTAATTATCTCTTTCATTGTTGATTAATAGCAATGGTAGAGAGGAATATTTTACCTAATAAAGCAAATCACAGTTGTTTTTGGGATTAGCTTTGCTTTTGTTTCGTTAATTAAAAATTGTTGTGAGGAGCTGCTAATCCTATGGCCTTCCAAAAGTAGGTATGGGCAATATGATTCCACGTAATAAAATAACATATCTCCTTGGATTCTTGTTATTAAGTTTGATTGGTTGCctaaacaagtaattaaacATCTTTAATAGAGATATGTAGTTTGTTAAGTTAATTGGATCGATGTCGTTTTGCATAGAAATTAGAAATGCCTAGAATAATTTCTTAACCTAGGCACCAAGAGACGAGGAAGGGCGTAGTGAGCGATGAAATGCTTCAGGGAATTGAAAATAGGCAGAGATCCGTTGAGATTTCCGAATAGGTATCCATCGTaagcattttatcatttaaacctctcccttaacttttaaggtgGGGTAATATAACTTTTAGTCACTGAAAGAattgtcaattttcaatttagtcaCCGAATGTTCAAATGTTCAAAACTTGTGcactcaaaattgaaaattgttcaaTTATTCACATATATAGGGGCAAATcccttatattgattttttatgttaTATCAATGAGTTTACTATCTGAACAATGAGAAATCTGTCTATATGTgtaaattgaaaatattttcaattttttattcccaagttaaaacatttaaaaatttaatgagTGAGTTGGACATGATCTACTCTTTCAATAACGCCAAAAGTTGCATTACACCCTTTTAAGATTATGCCATCCTAATGGCTGCTAAATGGAAGGATATCTTGTTAGAACAAGAAAACATATTAATGCCTACATAAAATGGAGCCAAAAATGCAACCTACATAACCATAACCTAGCTATTAATgccttaaataaatattttgtttaaGTTGTTTTTGGTGTGGCATTCCTTCCGTTGCTTCAGGGCCGGTGACACGACAAGAACAGCTCATTCCAATGATGATTGAAGTTGATGAAAAAGGCAAGCACCAATAATGGACATGAAATCTAACTGTACCACGCACTACTCAATACTCCCAACCCTTCAATCCCCCGCATTGTTAGCTTAAAATCCTACCTAGCAACCATTTTAATGTATAATATTAGTTAGTTGAATATTCTCTCAACAAATGGGAGTGAATTTGAAATGTTCTGAGTTTGATTCTTACCAATGATGTTTTTGGGGTGCAACGCCTTCCAGGATCTCTAAATCTCAAGagttccatttttttaaaaaaatatcaattttaTGGTAACCCCAAACCCATTTAAGTATTAtatcatatttaattttttaaaagagaaCTCTTTTTTCAGAGTTCACCTAGAGTTCCCGAAGACTCAATTACATTATTGATTCTCACCGCAATACCTTTCTAGCCATGAGATGAGTTTTGAGATTCAACGTATCATGTTATCACTTGAGAAATTTATATGCGAGCGGAGGATCGGATATGCTGAGTTTAGAGTCTTAGacgtgaaaaaaaaagaaaaagggaaagaaagagagCAATATAGGgttattgatgcattggagacACTGGCTAGGTAGGTTGTTGTTGACTACATAGGGAAGAGGCGAAGAGAAGAGGAGAAGCAGTGGCATTGAGTGACATGTGAGAACATGGAGTACCAGACCTGACTGATACAACCCCCAGTGAGTGTCTGTCTCTGACTCTGAGTTGGATATGTCTGTCTAATCAACCCTCTGCACACTTAAAGCCAATTTATCGCACTTCAATTTCTAAACCATTGGCTTGAATCCAACTGGCCAACCCATCATCTCCTCTCCCTCACCTCAGTACTCCACTCTTTCTACCTTGTAGCGCGCCAGTTTCGGACGTCTTGAACTGTTAGGTCCCACTTCTTACGTGTCTGAAATTGGTTGGTTGATACGGTATGAACTGGTGGTCGTCGCCGCCAGCTATACCTCGTTTCAGAGCGATTTAATCATGTCATTCGCTCACTCCTCTCtctgtgttttcttttcttttcttttcttttccatctGCGTAGACACACGTGGTTTCTTCCAGCACCTGGTCATCACAAACAGTACTACTTACAAAGAGAAAAGATCAGCTTTTCACTGTTAACCGTTGAAATTTCGTACTATACGGATCACCTGTTCTTATATTAGCACCCTTAATTGCACAGCAGTTCAAATCAAAACCCATGAATTCATCCTTTATCGCACATGGTGATGATAACGCATTTGGATTCTGAAGTCTTTTCTCCATGTGATTACTAACATTTTCAAATGCTTAAATGCAATGACATGACAGTGCTTTTAGTGCTAAATAAACTAATCCATAAATTGTAGAGTACAGATTCTTTGTGTTTTGATCAATCATGCATTCATGTGCTCAAATGATTTAGCAAGTCAGTCAAAGGTTatgattttgttgtttaataAAGCAAGAAACAATGTGTTATTAATTATAATCGATCTTTACTGTCTATCATCCCTTGTCATTCTTTAGAGTTTATGGATTATGTTTAGTCGTATTGTGTCAAATCTATATAATGTTTTGCACTTTTGGCTCAATAGGGTTAAGGATCTTATCCACAATATTAAAATGATTAGTAAGAGTCAAATTTCAGCCTTTTATATACTTAACATTTGATTGTTCACCCATTTACTAGACTAACATGCATTAATTAATGTTAGAATATTGTATAGTACAAccatatgttcataattttatataaaagaGCTATATTGATAATGTTATATTCCTTTAATCTTAGGCTTCTATATAATCTTTTAGTCATCCTCATATTATAATACTAACTAAATTAATTGTTGAGTATTTTCATGCTTAACAAATTTTGCACGCAGTCTCACGACTCGTTATTATACCTATATCAAATGTTTTAAGAATAAAtttgtatttatatattattgttttttgatttttaaaaaaaagagtaattttACCATGGGTGAAAAAAACATAGATATGTGTTGAAAAGCTAGAAATTAACAGTGACGAACCAATAAATATTTAGCCCTAAATTAGGTAAGTGGCACATCTCACTCTCAGGGTCAAGAATAACGAAGGTGCAAGTAtgaatacatatacatacatgtgtATGGTCATATGTGCTCCATGGAGTTAACAGTGCTCTTCCTCTTACCGTTCCcataaaaatacataaaagcGGTGGAGAAAGGAATAGAATGTcaaacacaaaaccaaaaagCAACTAAAATAAAAGGGTGATAAATTGAGACGTCCGTGAAACAAAGAGTATCAAtactaagagagagagagttgccTTATCTCCATTCCTTTGCTTGcctttataatatatatttctttcatCTACGAAAGTCTTCTAAGCTCAAACTCGCAGAAATAGCTGGTATTTTCTTAAGCACACCCACCATGATTTCTCCTCTTGCTATTGTTTTTGGCTTTTCAACGTTGTTATTCATAACATGTTGAAGCCTTGGTGCAACTTCTCTTCGAGACTCACCAATCAATATATATACCGAGAAACCACTCATCCCAATTTCTTGAAATTGATCACAAATTCTTCTCGATAGATAGATGCCTATAGTTGGAGTCATCTAGACTCTCTACCTAGGTTAGGGTTTTAATTAAGcccattttttttggtgattttcCTGATCTGGGTTTTGGAGAAAATGGACGACTACGATCATCTCAACGAGAACAACACTCAAAGGGGGAATTTGAATTTCTTGTATGCAACACCAGTACTTGCACCGCATCACAATTCATCAGCGTACGGCAGAGCCAGCAGTGGATCTAATGTCAGCAATAATAATACCCAGATGCCTATAACTTCCTTTCATCTTCAATCAAGTGAGTTTTATACCGACGGGAATAATAACAATCCAGCGGTGGCGGTGAAGACTGAAGCCAGCACTTCACAGCAGGCCCAGAAGTTCCATAATTACAATATACTCAGAGGGATAAGTCAACCAGTCCATCACCAACAACAGCAGCAAGGGAGTCATGAAAGCTCGAGCCATGAAGTTGAAGCCATCAAAGCTAAAATCATTCAACACCCTCAGTACTCCAACCTCCTAGAAGCTTACATGGATTGCCAAAAGGTATTTTCTTCCAACAATTCATGTACAAGAagacaatatatataaaaactcAAACTTTTGGTGTTTCAGGTAGGCGCGCCGCCTGAGATAGTGGCTCGGCTATCCGCCGCTCGTCAAGAGTTCGAGGCGAGACAGCGATCTTCGGTCAATTCCAGGGATTCTTCGAGAGACCCAGAACTCGATCAGTTCATGGTAATAATACCCCAATCCGGCAATAACCCCTCACTGTGTCTGTCAACGTGGTcttcatttaatttaattttctggCTTTTGAACAGGAGGCTTATTATGACATGCTGGTGAAGTACAGGGAGGAACTTACAAGACCGTTACAAGAAGCAACGGATTTCATGCGAAGAATCGAGACCCAGTTGAATATGCTCGGCAGCGGACCCGTTCAGATCTTCAATTCTGGTACTCATTATTTAATTTCTCTTGCTAGTAATGAATAATGAAGGAAAGGTAGGTGTCAACGGTGCGGGTTTGGGCGGAGACCTCTTTGCCtgtcccctcccctcccctccctatCGCTCTCCATCTCCTCCTCCATCGCCACTGTGACAACTACTTATCACAAGCAGAATAGCTAAGCTAACCCTAATCACGAGGTCACACGGAATCTTGAGAGGCttcaaatgataataataaatgcACTCTGGGTCAGCTTTATTGGACAATGTtagggttatatatatatataattatatatactgCCAAAATCCAGGATTATTCTTCTTGGTCAGTTAATCCAGGTAAATATGATTTGCTTGGCTTTATTAGCATATCGAGATGGGCGGTGGACTAATTATATATGATCTGAAGTCTCTTTACTTAATTTGTTGAAGCCAAAATATAGGCTCCAGGAAACATAGGATGCTGTTCGAATCAGTGCTACCCCATGTAGGCTGTACTCCTCTATGTGAGACAGAGATGTAAATCtctttatataattaattagctTCTCTGCCATTCCccagttttgtttttgttccgcCTGTTCATTTGAGTGATATATATGGTATGGACtactatttttctctctctttctttcatcTAAACAAAGCCCATTTATATTAGTCTGACTAGTTTTTCGTCAATGTATATGATTATTACTGTTAATTTGACGATCTTATATAATCCCCACTTCACGCAATCGCTCAGCAGAGATGAGTGTGATTGATTGTGAAGGGATTCTCTCTAGAGGATGTATGATGAAAGGACTTTAATTATTGCAAGACTCTAGATTACGTGTTAAGGGAACTAGTTGAGTGGCATATTTTATTTGGTTAATTATCGATCATTTAGGATTGATTGCCTATACAAGGTATCCAAACTAAGATGATAAACCATAGTTATTTACCTCAAATGTGAGATCGGTAGTGGCTACTATAACAATGGTGCGCTTATAGTAAGCTCTTCGGACTATAACCGAATAGCACATTCTAGTTAGGCGTTCAAAGAAATTTAGTATCTTTCGCATTTGGTTTGAGGATAGTCTTTCATGAACTTCGTTGTTAATTATGGaaaaaaagtttcttctcaTTTGGTTTAATGAAATACATTGATTATAAAAAGAAGTGAGCTTAAAAGAGGTTTAGGTTACTACTAATAAACCTAAAATAGTTCACTCAAGACTAGTTATGATCACATCTCATTACGACCTCAAAGGGGTCCATAACACAAATTGATGCACAGGGAAAGAGATATGAGAGTCCACCCTCCTTGGAGTCGGCATATTTTTCTTAAATCTAGCCAAATTTAGGAATTCGCTAACCCTATATATGGGATTGAAGGAACTAAATAGTTGCTCTATAATGGTCTTtggcatttttaaaaaaaatttaggagtTTGATTGTTTTAAACCTACATTGATCATgaattcataatttaattttatattgcTTTACATTTTGACATGCCTCATTCATCTTTTTTTTGTAAGTCATATGTGATATAATGTTATcaaaattccatttttttataACCATTCTGATGATCTTAACGGGGAGTGCGTAAGataatctaatatatataaatggggATTTTCATATCATATATGGCTATATAATCTTTTCTCTGTTACGTGGTTATAATAATTAAGCCGATCACAGAATTGATTTTCAGAATTAGCACAATTGATCTCTTAATAGTACACAATTGCTAGTTTTGTATAGGATAATTGGAATTCAAGCCGCGGATTAATCTGATGAACACTATGTTTTGATCAAGCTCAGGAGATGCTTTTTCTGTGTGAGAGCTGAAGTATTTAATACTGATATGGACCTTTGCCCAATGACCTAGTTGCTTCTACGTAGCTAGGGTAAAAATCAACGAAAGGTCAAAGAGCACATCCCTCTTGTACTGCCCCCTACCAGTGCCAATCTTATGTTATATAAGTTTGATActcatttcaataaatttagtttccaattttggatattttggaattgaagCTGTAATTAGGAATTGTATTTTAGGAGGAGAAATCCCTCTAAAAATGTGCCCTATTGGTAAACATTGTTTTGCAGATGATAAGTGTGAGGGTGTTGGTTCATCTGATGAGGATCAAGAGAATAGTGGAGGAGAAACAGAACTGCCGGAGATCGATCCACGCGCCGAGGATCGACAACTGAAGAATCACTTGCTAAGGAAGTACAGTGGCTACTTAAGTAGCCTAAAGCAAGAGCtttccaagaaaaagaagaaagggaaaCTTCCCAAGGAAGCTAGGCAGAAGCTATTAGCCTGGTGGGAATTACACTACAAATGGCCGTATCCCTCGGTAAGTAAATCCTTTGATAGTCAATCCTATATATATTGGAGTAGGTGAATGCATTACAAAGAGAAGCCATTACATTTTCGTAGTTTGAACCTGTGACGCGTAAGTTGGGGTGAAGCAATTTTGACGATTGAACGTTGTTTTTGTGACGAAGCAGGAATCGGAGAAGGTGGCATTGGCTGAATCAACAGGGTTGGACCagaaacaaataaacaattGGTTCATAAATCAAAGGAAAAGGCACTGGAAACCTTCGGAAGATATGCAATTCATGGTGATGGATGGGCTACATCCCCAGAATGCAGCACTCTACA
Coding sequences:
- the LOC120009363 gene encoding homeobox protein knotted-1-like 2, yielding MDDYDHLNENNTQRGNLNFLYATPVLAPHHNSSAYGRASSGSNVSNNNTQMPITSFHLQSSEFYTDGNNNNPAVAVKTEASTSQQAQKFHNYNILRGISQPVHHQQQQQGSHESSSHEVEAIKAKIIQHPQYSNLLEAYMDCQKVGAPPEIVARLSAARQEFEARQRSSVNSRDSSRDPELDQFMEAYYDMLVKYREELTRPLQEATDFMRRIETQLNMLGSGPVQIFNSDDKCEGVGSSDEDQENSGGETELPEIDPRAEDRQLKNHLLRKYSGYLSSLKQELSKKKKKGKLPKEARQKLLAWWELHYKWPYPSESEKVALAESTGLDQKQINNWFINQRKRHWKPSEDMQFMVMDGLHPQNAALYMDGHYMGDGPYRLGP